The following are encoded together in the Pectobacterium punjabense genome:
- the lipA gene encoding lipoyl synthase, translating to MSKPIQIERGVKYRDADKMALIPVRTVVTERQELLRKPEWMKIKLPADSSRIQGIKAAMRKNGLHSVCEEASCPNLAECFNHGTATFMILGAICTRRCPFCDVAHGRPLTPDANEPEKLAQTIHDMGLRYVVITSVDRDDLRDGGAQHFADCISAIRRKNPNIRIETLVPDFRGRMDRALEILTATPPDVFNHNLENVPRVYRQVRPGANYEWSLKLLENFKSAHPDIPTKSGLMVGLGETNAEIVEVMRDLRRHGVTMLTLGQYLQPSRHHLPVQRYVSPDEFDEMKAEAMAMGFTHAACGPFVRSSYHADLQAKGIEVK from the coding sequence ATGAGTAAACCGATTCAGATCGAACGCGGCGTCAAATACCGCGATGCCGATAAGATGGCGCTAATCCCGGTACGTACTGTTGTTACCGAACGCCAAGAGCTTCTGCGCAAACCTGAATGGATGAAGATTAAACTTCCAGCGGATTCGAGCCGTATTCAGGGAATCAAAGCGGCCATGCGCAAAAACGGGTTGCACTCAGTTTGCGAAGAAGCGTCCTGTCCGAATCTGGCAGAGTGTTTCAACCACGGCACCGCCACCTTCATGATCCTGGGTGCCATTTGTACCCGTCGCTGCCCGTTCTGTGACGTTGCCCACGGCCGCCCACTTACACCGGATGCGAATGAGCCTGAGAAACTGGCACAGACCATCCATGACATGGGCTTGCGCTACGTCGTGATCACCTCTGTTGACCGTGATGACCTGCGCGACGGTGGTGCTCAGCACTTTGCGGATTGTATTAGCGCCATTCGCCGCAAGAACCCGAATATCCGTATCGAAACGCTGGTGCCAGACTTCCGTGGTCGTATGGATCGCGCGTTAGAAATCCTGACCGCCACGCCGCCGGATGTGTTCAACCACAACCTGGAAAACGTACCGCGCGTTTACCGTCAGGTTCGCCCCGGTGCGAACTATGAATGGTCGCTGAAGCTGCTGGAAAACTTCAAGAGCGCGCATCCCGATATCCCGACCAAATCTGGCCTGATGGTGGGATTGGGGGAAACCAATGCTGAAATCGTAGAAGTCATGCGCGACCTGCGCCGCCACGGCGTAACGATGCTGACGCTGGGACAATATTTACAGCCGAGCCGCCATCACCTGCCGGTACAGCGCTACGTCAGCCCGGATGAGTTCGATGAGATGAAAGCCGAAGCGATGGCGATGGGCTTTACCCACGCGGCCTGTGGCCCGTTTGTTCGCTCATCCTACCATGCCGACCTACAGGCAAAGGGCATCGAAGTAAAATAA
- the cspE gene encoding transcription antiterminator/RNA stability regulator CspE, giving the protein MSKIKGSVKWFNESKGFGFITPEDGSKDVFVHFSAIQSNGFKTLAEGQRVEFEITDGAKGPSAANVNAI; this is encoded by the coding sequence ATGTCTAAGATTAAAGGTAGTGTTAAGTGGTTTAATGAGTCCAAGGGCTTCGGTTTCATTACTCCAGAAGATGGTAGCAAAGACGTGTTCGTACACTTCTCTGCCATCCAGAGCAATGGTTTCAAAACTCTGGCTGAAGGTCAGCGTGTAGAGTTCGAAATCACTGACGGTGCCAAAGGTCCTTCTGCTGCTAACGTTAACGCTATTTAA
- the ypfM gene encoding protein YpfM: MVEVEVSTWKDFIEAMLRK, from the coding sequence ATGGTAGAAGTAGAAGTGAGTACTTGGAAAGATTTTATTGAAGCAATGTTACGTAAATAA
- the crcB gene encoding fluoride efflux transporter CrcB, with protein sequence MLSTLLAVFIGGGVGSVARWQLGVKFNNLYPALPLGTLLANLIGAFVIGGALAFFLRHPSLDQDWKILITTGLCGGLTTFSTFSAEVVMFLQSGQLAAAGLHVLLNLAGSLLMTALAFALVTWVATL encoded by the coding sequence ATGCTTAGTACATTACTCGCAGTATTTATTGGCGGCGGAGTCGGTAGCGTGGCGCGCTGGCAGTTAGGCGTTAAGTTTAACAATCTGTATCCAGCGTTGCCGTTGGGTACCCTGCTTGCCAACTTGATTGGTGCTTTCGTTATTGGTGGCGCGCTCGCTTTCTTCCTGCGTCATCCCAGTCTCGATCAGGACTGGAAAATATTGATTACTACTGGGCTGTGCGGCGGCTTAACAACGTTTTCGACCTTTTCCGCAGAAGTCGTTATGTTTCTGCAAAGTGGGCAGTTGGCGGCAGCGGGGTTACACGTCCTGTTGAATCTGGCGGGTTCATTGCTGATGACCGCATTGGCGTTTGCCTTGGTCACTTGGGTGGCAACACTCTGA
- a CDS encoding aspartate/glutamate racemase family protein — protein MVSKTLGLIGGMSWESTIPYYRIINEYVKNQLGGLHSAKIILHSVDFHEIEQLQSQGDWAQAATVLGNIAVGLRQAGADAIVICTNTMHKVADEVERASQRPLLHIADATGASLKQHGLKKVGLLGTRYTMEQDFYRQRIQERFGVDVIVPDQVGKEAVNRIIYDELCLGNINDTSRQVYRDIIQQLEQQGAEGIILGCTEIPLLIGAADATVPLFDTSYLHAIAAAKFALNQPLS, from the coding sequence ATGGTAAGTAAAACGCTGGGTCTTATCGGGGGAATGAGCTGGGAATCCACTATCCCGTATTATCGCATTATTAACGAATATGTGAAAAACCAACTAGGTGGCCTGCACTCCGCCAAAATCATCCTTCACAGTGTCGATTTTCACGAGATAGAACAATTACAGTCACAGGGGGATTGGGCTCAGGCTGCTACCGTGCTGGGTAATATCGCCGTAGGATTACGTCAGGCGGGAGCTGACGCGATCGTCATCTGTACCAACACCATGCATAAAGTCGCTGATGAAGTTGAACGCGCCAGCCAGCGCCCCCTTTTACATATTGCCGATGCTACCGGAGCCAGTCTGAAACAGCACGGATTGAAGAAAGTTGGTTTGCTCGGCACCCGCTACACGATGGAGCAAGACTTTTATCGCCAACGCATTCAGGAACGCTTTGGCGTGGACGTGATTGTTCCCGATCAGGTGGGGAAAGAGGCCGTTAACCGCATCATTTACGACGAACTGTGTCTGGGGAACATTAACGACACCTCGCGGCAGGTTTATCGGGACATTATCCAGCAGCTTGAACAGCAAGGCGCAGAAGGCATCATTCTGGGTTGTACGGAAATTCCGCTGTTAATCGGTGCAGCAGATGCGACGGTTCCTCTTTTTGATACGAGTTACCTCCACGCCATCGCCGCCGCGAAATTCGCCCTTAATCAGCCATTATCATGA
- the tatA gene encoding Sec-independent protein translocase subunit TatA, protein MEGISIAKLLVIGALIILLFGTNKLRSLGGDLGTAIKGFKKAMNDDQPTKTDDTAALNDSSRKES, encoded by the coding sequence ATGGAAGGTATCAGTATTGCCAAACTATTGGTGATTGGCGCATTAATCATTCTGCTGTTCGGTACGAATAAACTTCGTAGCCTGGGCGGTGATTTAGGTACGGCGATTAAAGGCTTTAAAAAGGCGATGAATGACGATCAACCGACCAAGACAGATGACACGGCTGCGCTGAATGATTCGTCTCGCAAAGAATCCTGA